A genomic segment from Paenibacillus sp. FSL K6-1096 encodes:
- a CDS encoding carbohydrate ABC transporter permease produces MSTVKATRPLGQPSRLRRRIKPVKIASFTALLITTFLMLLPLFFMVSTSLKSKREMLKFPPTFLPESWAWSNYADIFETLQFGTLYKNSLIIAGFSVFGTLLSSALVAYGFARYRGRGNSFWFILLLSTMMLPYPAIMIPQFVLFSQMQWIDTFLPLIVPAFFGSAYNIFLLRQFFSTLPEELFDAGRIDGCGELRMWRTIALPLSAPALATVAIFAFIYSWNDLLTPVLYLSSSDKFTLPVGMASLTSSRFRIPPWHLLMVASVLAMVPIVTLFAIAQKQFVEGIVLTGIK; encoded by the coding sequence ATGAGTACCGTTAAGGCCACCCGCCCGCTTGGCCAGCCTTCCCGGCTGCGCCGGAGAATCAAGCCCGTTAAGATCGCCAGCTTCACCGCGCTGCTCATCACAACGTTCCTCATGCTGCTGCCGCTGTTCTTCATGGTCTCCACCTCGCTGAAGTCGAAACGGGAAATGCTGAAGTTCCCGCCGACCTTTCTCCCGGAGAGCTGGGCCTGGAGCAATTATGCCGATATTTTCGAGACGCTGCAGTTCGGCACCCTGTACAAGAACAGCCTGATCATCGCCGGCTTCTCCGTATTCGGCACTCTGCTCTCTTCGGCGCTGGTCGCTTACGGGTTCGCCAGGTACCGGGGACGCGGCAACAGCTTCTGGTTCATCCTGCTGCTGAGCACGATGATGCTGCCTTATCCGGCCATTATGATCCCGCAGTTCGTGCTGTTCTCTCAGATGCAATGGATCGACACCTTCCTCCCGCTGATCGTCCCTGCCTTCTTCGGCTCGGCGTATAACATCTTCCTGCTGCGGCAGTTCTTCTCCACGCTGCCTGAGGAGCTGTTCGATGCCGGACGCATTGACGGCTGCGGCGAGCTGAGAATGTGGCGGACCATCGCGCTGCCGCTGTCTGCTCCGGCGCTGGCGACGGTGGCGATCTTCGCTTTTATCTATAGCTGGAATGATCTGCTGACCCCTGTGCTCTACTTAAGCTCGTCGGACAAATTCACGCTGCCCGTGGGGATGGCCTCCCTCACCTCATCGCGCTTCCGCATTCCGCCGTGGCATCTGCTGATGGTCGCCTCCGTCCTGGCGATGGTTCCGATCGTCACCTTGTTCGCTATCGCCCAGAAGCAGTTCGTGGAAGGCATCGTACTGACAGGCATCAAGTAA
- a CDS encoding LacI family DNA-binding transcriptional regulator: MKVSIFDVAKKSGLSVVTVSRVLNGAGTVREKNRQKVLDAIKELNYHPNAAARSLASGKTGIIGLIVTTLQDSFFDAVVKELNETLALHGYFLAVSVSTGIDSDENHYLIQEDRVDGLILLSPMQEDNYIVELKRRGIPYVLIDNQLPENDSYSITIDNFKGGYAAARHLLELGHTSIAHLCGQEMFRSTRERRAGFLQALQEQGLDPFEIVPGEFEIGMGYDTAQRWLAEGKLPEAVFAGDDNIALGVINALMEAGIQVPGEVAVVGYDDHYIASRLRPHLTTVRQPADKIGVAAAEMLLRRISGEMKRGSNIKIDPELIVRESTKIKL; the protein is encoded by the coding sequence ATGAAAGTGAGTATTTTTGATGTTGCCAAAAAATCAGGGCTGTCCGTGGTCACCGTATCGCGGGTATTGAACGGGGCCGGGACTGTGCGCGAGAAGAACCGCCAGAAGGTGCTCGACGCGATCAAGGAGCTGAATTACCACCCGAATGCAGCGGCCCGCAGTCTGGCCAGCGGCAAGACCGGGATCATCGGCCTGATTGTAACGACCCTGCAGGATTCCTTCTTCGATGCCGTGGTTAAGGAGCTGAATGAGACACTGGCCCTGCACGGGTATTTCCTCGCGGTCTCGGTCTCGACAGGCATCGATTCGGACGAGAATCATTACCTGATCCAGGAAGACCGGGTTGACGGGCTCATCCTGCTCTCCCCGATGCAGGAGGATAATTATATTGTCGAGCTGAAGCGGCGGGGGATTCCCTACGTGCTGATCGACAACCAGCTGCCGGAGAATGACAGCTACTCGATCACCATCGACAATTTCAAAGGCGGGTATGCCGCAGCACGCCACCTGCTGGAGCTGGGGCATACCTCCATCGCCCATCTCTGCGGGCAGGAGATGTTCCGCAGCACGCGGGAGAGGCGCGCGGGCTTCCTGCAGGCGCTGCAGGAGCAGGGCCTTGATCCGTTCGAGATCGTTCCCGGTGAATTCGAGATTGGCATGGGCTATGACACCGCGCAGCGCTGGCTCGCGGAGGGCAAGCTGCCGGAGGCGGTATTCGCCGGAGATGACAATATTGCCCTCGGGGTGATCAATGCCCTGATGGAGGCCGGTATACAGGTGCCCGGGGAGGTTGCCGTCGTCGGCTACGACGACCACTATATCGCCTCCCGGCTCCGCCCGCATCTGACCACGGTGCGCCAGCCGGCGGACAAGATCGGCGTGGCCGCCGCCGAGATGCTGCTGCGCCGGATCAGCGGGGAGATGAAGCGCGGCTCCAATATTAAGATCGATCCGGAGCTGATTGTGCGGGAATCGACGAAGATAAAATTATAG
- a CDS encoding sugar ABC transporter permease produces the protein MIKSESRRQTFYMYLFISPWLIGFLIFALYPILSSLFYSFTDYDIIHPPKFIGLANYTEMFHNELFWRSVTVTLRYTFISVPVQLLLGLGFALLLHQTLPWRGFFRTAMYFPSMVSGVAMSLLWYWIFNPQIGLFNYMLSWFGIHGPAWLMNPDTALYALIIMSFWTAGSGMILFLAGLQGVPASLIEAANLDGAGRFRIFLNITLPMISPVLLFQLIMGLIDSFQVFTQAFVMTQGGPNYSTWFYVYNLYTSAFKEYRAGYSSALAWVLLIVVMLFTAVIMRLSRRYVHYEGGSQR, from the coding sequence GTGATTAAGAGTGAGAGCCGGCGGCAGACGTTCTACATGTATCTGTTCATCTCCCCATGGCTGATCGGCTTCCTGATCTTCGCCCTGTATCCGATCTTGTCTTCGCTGTTCTACAGCTTCACCGACTATGACATCATTCATCCGCCCAAATTCATCGGCCTTGCCAATTACACGGAGATGTTCCACAATGAGCTGTTCTGGCGTTCTGTGACAGTTACCCTAAGGTACACCTTCATCAGTGTCCCGGTACAGCTGCTGCTCGGTCTGGGCTTCGCCCTGCTGCTGCATCAGACCCTCCCCTGGCGCGGCTTCTTCCGGACAGCGATGTATTTTCCGAGTATGGTCTCCGGTGTGGCCATGTCGCTCCTCTGGTACTGGATCTTCAATCCGCAGATCGGCCTCTTCAACTATATGCTCTCCTGGTTCGGCATTCACGGCCCGGCCTGGCTGATGAATCCCGATACAGCGCTGTACGCCCTAATCATCATGTCCTTCTGGACTGCAGGCTCAGGCATGATCCTCTTCCTCGCCGGTCTGCAGGGAGTGCCGGCCAGCCTGATCGAAGCCGCCAATCTGGATGGGGCAGGGCGCTTCCGCATTTTCCTAAATATTACGCTGCCGATGATCTCACCCGTCCTGCTGTTTCAGCTGATTATGGGTCTGATCGACTCCTTCCAGGTATTCACGCAAGCCTTCGTCATGACGCAGGGCGGACCCAATTATTCCACCTGGTTCTATGTATACAACCTGTATACAAGTGCCTTCAAGGAATACCGTGCCGGATACTCCTCCGCGCTGGCCTGGGTGCTGCTGATTGTCGTCATGCTGTTCACGGCAGTCATTATGAGGCTGTCGCGCCGTTATGTCCATTATGAAGGAGGCAGCCAACGATGA
- a CDS encoding oligosaccharide flippase family protein, with the protein MKTNIKLAAIITYASVFLGVIISLGSTPFIVSTLGKSEYGLFSLVNSIIAYIVLLDLGFGSAVIRFNAKYISENDATGQRNINGMFLLLFSAIGLVSFLASLILVLNFGSIFGSLHEKELSILKQIFIIAAVNVAVSFPLNIFSSIITAYERFVYLKIINLIRVVLSPAMMVLVLLFGFRSTGMVTVALVLNLAIGVLNVVFCRTKLNLKVRFHGFDTKLFKEIFSYSSYILLSSIAFQIYTNADPLIIGMFLGAMPIAVFAIAAQLNTYILNFSNVLASFYLPKLTKMIVKGADQAALMLELVKIGRIQALIVGYIVSGFVIFGQSFILIWLGEGYRYAYTIALIIIIPQITSIVQSLFATMLEAMNMHRVKAFIYFSVAVLKVALTFWFIRFWGITGCAIATAIGMFINVCLNNIYYKYKLKFDILHFWLQILRVFTPVVVLTALGILLLSFVSITSYLYLGLYVILYSLIYALTLWLFGLNPAEKQMVAGPVRKIALRGQAQGSR; encoded by the coding sequence GTGAAAACCAATATTAAACTTGCCGCCATCATCACCTATGCTTCCGTATTCTTAGGCGTGATTATCTCCCTGGGCTCGACTCCCTTCATCGTATCTACCCTGGGAAAATCCGAATACGGCTTGTTCTCCCTGGTGAACTCGATTATCGCCTATATCGTCCTGCTGGACCTGGGCTTCGGCAGTGCCGTCATCCGCTTCAATGCGAAGTATATCTCCGAGAATGACGCTACAGGACAGCGCAATATCAACGGGATGTTCCTGCTGCTGTTCTCCGCGATCGGTCTGGTCTCGTTCCTGGCCAGTCTGATTCTGGTGCTTAATTTCGGCTCGATCTTCGGCAGTCTCCATGAGAAGGAATTAAGCATTCTGAAGCAGATCTTCATCATTGCGGCGGTCAATGTGGCGGTGTCGTTCCCGCTGAATATTTTCAGCTCCATTATTACGGCCTATGAACGGTTCGTGTATCTCAAAATCATCAACCTGATCCGCGTCGTCCTGTCTCCGGCCATGATGGTGCTGGTGCTGCTGTTCGGCTTCAGATCCACGGGAATGGTGACGGTCGCGCTGGTGCTGAATCTGGCGATTGGTGTGCTGAATGTGGTCTTTTGCCGGACCAAGCTGAACTTGAAGGTCAGATTCCACGGCTTCGATACCAAGCTGTTCAAGGAGATCTTTAGCTATTCATCGTATATTCTGCTGTCGTCGATCGCCTTCCAGATCTATACGAATGCCGACCCGCTCATCATCGGGATGTTCCTGGGGGCAATGCCCATCGCGGTCTTCGCGATCGCTGCCCAGCTCAATACGTATATTCTTAATTTCTCGAATGTGCTGGCCAGCTTCTACCTGCCGAAGCTCACCAAGATGATCGTCAAGGGTGCGGATCAGGCGGCCCTCATGCTGGAGCTGGTCAAAATCGGGCGCATTCAGGCGCTGATCGTAGGGTATATCGTCTCCGGGTTCGTGATCTTCGGACAGAGCTTCATCCTGATCTGGCTCGGCGAAGGCTACAGGTATGCCTATACGATCGCCCTGATCATCATCATTCCCCAGATCACCTCGATTGTGCAGTCCCTGTTCGCCACGATGCTGGAAGCGATGAATATGCACCGGGTGAAGGCGTTCATCTATTTCTCGGTTGCGGTGCTTAAGGTCGCCTTGACCTTCTGGTTCATCCGGTTCTGGGGTATTACAGGCTGCGCGATTGCCACGGCCATCGGGATGTTCATCAACGTCTGCCTGAATAATATCTACTATAAATACAAGTTGAAGTTCGATATCCTCCACTTCTGGCTGCAGATCCTCCGGGTATTCACCCCGGTGGTGGTGCTGACTGCGCTGGGCATTTTGCTGCTAAGCTTCGTCAGTATTACATCCTACCTGTATCTCGGCCTGTATGTGATCCTCTACTCCCTCATCTATGCGCTGACATTGTGGCTGTTCGGCCTCAATCCGGCGGAGAAGCAGATGGTTGCCGGACCGGTACGCAAAATAGCGCTGCGCGGTCAGGCGCAGGGTTCCCGGTAA
- a CDS encoding sugar ABC transporter substrate-binding protein, which produces MKNKMKSKRYALLLATALTGAAVLAGCGGGKSAGNVAAGDSGAGNTGGSGEQVTISHYTIDSEDRTFIEKLIPEFEKEHPNIKVKVEKAPYEQFDSKLQTLIAGGNSPDVTSHYGYGGFAEYYNKDMLLDLTDLIKEDGFKAEDYHIPENLMKIYTVNGHTYGIPVNMYVTLMLYNKDMFDAAGVSYPPSDYEDKSWTFDRMVEDAKKLTVVSDDIAKTQYGVDFTWAERDMRPLYFGAEPYSEDTWTNGGVPSETHFDSPEVIAAYQKLFDLVFKEKVSPTSEWSKSVAGQNGDPFVAGKIGMSVGGSWNLAGSNDFPFKVGVAAVPWGGNDKVRSTLFVDPLLILKDSKHPKEAFEWIKYLITTEVQEKSIELSGGNPPVNTEAAEVYYKHFDGIDPEDVKKVYEGAVKYGYESYNHLITNYSQINDMFINELQPVETGHKTLEEVMPVIQKKVTEIIQR; this is translated from the coding sequence ATGAAGAATAAGATGAAGAGCAAGAGGTATGCGCTGCTGCTGGCAACAGCATTGACAGGGGCGGCAGTTCTGGCGGGCTGCGGCGGAGGCAAGTCGGCAGGCAATGTGGCGGCCGGGGACAGCGGAGCCGGGAATACCGGCGGTTCGGGAGAGCAAGTGACGATATCCCACTATACCATTGATTCGGAGGACCGGACTTTTATCGAGAAGCTGATCCCGGAATTCGAGAAGGAGCATCCGAACATCAAGGTCAAGGTGGAGAAGGCTCCCTATGAGCAGTTCGACAGCAAGCTGCAGACGCTGATTGCCGGCGGCAATTCCCCGGATGTAACGAGCCACTACGGATACGGAGGATTTGCCGAATATTACAACAAGGATATGCTGCTCGATCTGACGGACCTTATCAAGGAAGACGGCTTCAAGGCGGAGGATTACCATATCCCTGAGAATCTGATGAAAATATACACTGTAAACGGCCATACTTACGGCATACCGGTCAATATGTACGTCACCCTGATGCTCTACAACAAGGATATGTTCGATGCTGCAGGCGTCTCCTACCCGCCGAGCGATTATGAGGATAAGAGCTGGACCTTTGACCGCATGGTTGAGGATGCCAAGAAGCTGACGGTCGTCTCGGACGATATCGCCAAAACACAATACGGCGTAGACTTCACCTGGGCGGAGCGGGATATGCGGCCGCTGTACTTCGGGGCAGAGCCTTACTCTGAAGATACCTGGACCAACGGCGGCGTTCCTTCCGAGACGCATTTCGATTCCCCTGAGGTGATTGCCGCTTACCAGAAGCTGTTCGACCTTGTGTTCAAGGAGAAGGTGTCCCCGACCTCCGAGTGGAGCAAAAGCGTAGCCGGACAGAACGGCGACCCGTTCGTCGCAGGCAAAATCGGCATGTCAGTCGGCGGCTCCTGGAACCTCGCCGGGTCTAACGATTTTCCGTTCAAGGTTGGCGTAGCCGCCGTGCCATGGGGAGGCAACGACAAGGTGCGCAGCACACTGTTCGTTGATCCGCTGCTGATTCTGAAGGATTCGAAGCATCCGAAGGAGGCTTTTGAATGGATCAAATACCTGATCACCACCGAGGTTCAGGAGAAGTCCATCGAGCTGAGCGGCGGCAATCCGCCAGTCAATACGGAAGCGGCTGAGGTCTATTACAAGCATTTTGACGGCATTGATCCGGAGGATGTGAAGAAGGTCTACGAGGGCGCGGTCAAATACGGCTATGAATCCTATAACCATCTGATCACCAACTACTCGCAGATCAACGACATGTTCATCAATGAGCTGCAGCCGGTCGAGACCGGACACAAGACCCTGGAAGAGGTGATGCCGGTGATTCAGAAGAAGGTTACGGAGATCATCCAGAGATAA
- a CDS encoding polysaccharide pyruvyl transferase family protein, producing the protein MSQALEKILPLSFRNYVSNIPVYQYYKGYLSYRNAYKGKTKAIYVVGSPEHDNLGDHAITYAQMNFLRKAFPDYTLIEIVANRLMHNMKCLEEFCTPEDIFVLQGGGNFGIEYFREEEVRRKIISEFPNNKIIVFPQTIYFGDTELGRAEFKKTQDLYGSHKDLTLVAREATSYEIMKAGFRNNAVLLTPDIVMSLDITDPPKERHGALLCIRADKESIFGDQDKRTIEAYTAKHYSSITFTDTCIERPVSVQDRDMELNTLWDQFKGAEVVITDRLHGMIFAAITSTPCIALGNYNYKVVGSYEWIKHLGFVKFTNELDRIPELLEELRQLDHPRYNNEFSTAHYSQIIQAMSGSPAEAAAASSIVTA; encoded by the coding sequence TCCGCAATTATGTAAGCAATATTCCCGTCTACCAATATTATAAGGGCTATCTGAGCTACCGGAATGCGTATAAAGGCAAGACCAAAGCCATCTATGTCGTCGGCTCACCGGAGCATGACAATCTCGGCGATCATGCCATAACGTATGCGCAGATGAATTTTTTGCGGAAGGCTTTTCCTGACTATACCCTGATTGAGATTGTCGCCAACCGGCTGATGCATAACATGAAGTGCCTGGAGGAGTTCTGCACCCCGGAGGATATCTTCGTGCTTCAGGGCGGGGGCAACTTCGGGATTGAATATTTCCGGGAAGAAGAGGTAAGACGCAAGATCATCTCCGAATTCCCTAATAACAAAATCATCGTATTCCCGCAAACCATCTACTTCGGCGATACCGAGCTGGGACGCGCGGAGTTCAAGAAGACACAGGACCTCTACGGTTCCCATAAGGACCTCACTCTGGTCGCCAGAGAGGCAACGTCGTACGAAATTATGAAAGCCGGTTTCAGAAACAACGCAGTGCTGTTAACACCGGATATTGTTATGTCGCTGGATATCACGGACCCGCCCAAGGAACGCCATGGCGCGCTTCTGTGCATCAGAGCGGACAAGGAGAGCATCTTCGGGGATCAGGACAAGCGTACCATTGAGGCGTACACCGCGAAGCATTACAGCAGCATCACGTTCACGGACACCTGTATCGAGCGCCCTGTCTCTGTACAAGACCGCGATATGGAGCTGAACACGCTGTGGGATCAGTTCAAGGGGGCGGAGGTTGTGATTACGGATCGTTTGCACGGGATGATTTTTGCCGCGATTACGTCTACGCCTTGCATTGCCCTCGGTAATTACAACTATAAGGTTGTAGGCAGCTATGAATGGATCAAGCACCTGGGGTTCGTAAAGTTCACGAATGAGCTGGACCGGATTCCTGAACTTCTGGAGGAGCTGAGACAGCTTGATCATCCGAGATACAATAATGAATTCTCCACTGCGCATTACAGCCAGATCATTCAGGCCATGTCGGGCAGCCCTGCTGAGGCAGCGGCGGCTTCATCCATCGTGACCGCTTAA
- a CDS encoding beta-eliminating lyase-related protein: MDMQKALMEAFGSTQVQLAGHGARDAAVLKRSLAETEDTLAADMYGSGAVIEEFQAEMAEVLGKESSVFFPSGTMAQQIALRIWSDRAGSRSVAYHPLCHLEIHEQDGLKELHHLEPRLLGSADRLITLEDVQSMGPGVACLLLELPQREIGGQLPAYTELEAISAYCREQGIKLHLDGARLFEVLPYYGKTAAEVCALFDSVYVSFYKGIGGIAGAILAGGREFTEASKIWKRRHGGDLISLYPYIVPARYYYRQRIGNMARYYEQAKDLAALFNSCHKVSTLPEVPVSNMFHVHFAIARERLTPVLMELYKETGIGLTPRLKETGDSSCSYEINIGDLYGEADQTALREMFRLLDERLKTL, encoded by the coding sequence ATGGATATGCAAAAGGCTCTAATGGAAGCGTTCGGCAGCACACAGGTACAGCTGGCAGGCCATGGCGCACGGGATGCCGCCGTGCTGAAGCGGTCACTGGCGGAAACGGAGGATACCCTTGCAGCCGACATGTACGGGAGCGGGGCTGTGATTGAGGAGTTCCAGGCGGAGATGGCAGAGGTGCTGGGCAAGGAGAGCAGCGTCTTCTTCCCCAGCGGCACGATGGCGCAGCAGATTGCCCTGCGCATCTGGAGCGACCGCGCAGGCAGCCGCAGCGTGGCGTATCATCCGCTGTGCCATCTGGAGATCCATGAGCAGGACGGGCTGAAGGAGCTGCATCATCTGGAGCCGAGATTGCTGGGAAGTGCAGACCGGCTGATTACCCTGGAGGATGTGCAGAGCATGGGGCCTGGGGTAGCCTGTCTGCTGCTGGAGCTGCCGCAGCGCGAGATCGGCGGGCAGCTGCCGGCGTACACCGAGCTGGAGGCCATATCGGCCTACTGCCGGGAGCAGGGGATTAAGCTCCATCTGGACGGGGCGCGGCTGTTCGAGGTGCTGCCTTACTATGGCAAGACGGCGGCCGAGGTCTGTGCGTTGTTCGACAGCGTGTATGTCTCCTTCTACAAGGGGATCGGAGGGATTGCTGGAGCGATCCTGGCCGGAGGCCGGGAGTTCACGGAGGCTTCAAAAATCTGGAAACGCCGCCACGGCGGCGACTTAATCAGTCTCTATCCTTACATTGTACCGGCCCGGTATTACTACCGGCAGAGAATCGGCAACATGGCCAGGTATTACGAGCAGGCCAAGGATCTGGCAGCCCTGTTCAATAGCTGCCACAAGGTATCCACGCTGCCGGAGGTTCCGGTCTCTAATATGTTCCATGTACATTTCGCGATAGCCAGAGAACGTCTTACGCCGGTGCTAATGGAACTGTACAAGGAGACCGGCATCGGCCTGACGCCGCGGCTGAAAGAGACCGGTGATTCTTCTTGTTCCTATGAGATTAATATCGGCGATCTCTACGGTGAAGCAGACCAGACGGCGCTAAGAGAGATGTTCCGGCTACTGGATGAGCGGCTGAAGACGCTCTGA
- the udk gene encoding uridine kinase, which produces MLIIGIAGGTGSGKTTVARSVIDRLGSDKVTFISQDNYYKDHSYLSMAERGAINYDHPLAFDNDLLIEHLNCLKTGQAAFAPVYDFTIHARSTEKTVSLAPNNIVILEGLHVLSDEKLREQLNIKVFVDTDPDVRILRRVLRDIEERGRTIRSIHTQYLTTVKPMHEAFIEPSKKYADLIIPEGGQNQVGIELLSVLTEKYLSGDHQWN; this is translated from the coding sequence ATGCTTATTATCGGTATCGCCGGCGGGACCGGCTCCGGCAAGACCACAGTCGCACGCTCCGTGATTGACCGTCTCGGCTCAGACAAAGTCACGTTTATATCCCAGGATAACTACTATAAAGACCATTCTTACCTCAGCATGGCCGAACGCGGTGCGATTAACTATGACCACCCGCTGGCCTTCGACAACGACCTGCTGATTGAGCATTTGAATTGCCTTAAGACCGGACAAGCCGCTTTCGCTCCGGTCTACGACTTCACCATCCATGCCCGTTCCACCGAGAAGACGGTGAGCCTTGCTCCGAACAACATCGTCATTCTGGAGGGGCTGCATGTGCTGTCCGACGAGAAGCTGCGCGAGCAGCTTAATATCAAGGTGTTCGTGGACACCGATCCCGATGTGCGCATCCTGCGCCGGGTGCTGCGGGACATCGAGGAACGCGGACGGACGATCCGTTCGATCCATACGCAGTATCTGACTACGGTGAAGCCGATGCACGAAGCCTTCATCGAGCCTTCTAAGAAATACGCGGACCTGATCATCCCCGAAGGCGGACAGAATCAGGTGGGCATCGAGCTGCTGTCTGTACTGACCGAGAAGTATCTGTCCGGCGATCACCAGTGGAATTAA